DNA sequence from the Candida dubliniensis CD36 chromosome 5, complete sequence genome:
TCTTAGTTCCTCATAAGACATTCACACTAAGAAAGTCTTGAAAAACAGTAACAAAAGGAAAAACCAAGGACTTTTGCTTGGTCtttgattatcaatttgtaTCTCTATGAGCTTGCCATTGGTTGTTCTTGATAATGTTTCTACGatatatgtgtgtgtaCTTTTGCAACCTCAATAAAGTCGTGTAGTTTGTAAAGCTGTAGAGAAAGAATGAAATCAGAATCTTGCAAAGATTgggagagagagagaaagaaacagaagaagaaaaaaaattttgttcTACCAATTCTTCGTTGAGTGCTACTACCCTTTagatttattcaatttctaCCACTCCTAACAAAACTGCAACAATTGGAAACATGGTAACAAAAAAGGCTAGCCCTATTTTTGCCTCTAAAGAGGATAGCAATTTTAGGGAAGCATTGTCGTTGTACGACGCgaaacaatacaaaaagGCACTTAAATTAGTTGATgccaatttgaaaaaacatTCCAATCATGCTGAATCATTGGCATTAAAAGGATGTATaatatttcaaacaaaTGGCAATAAAGATGATGCCAAATCATACATTGAACGAGCAGCAGCAAAAAATCCCAGTAATTATTTAGTTGATCATTTAATAGGGTTATATTACCGTGCCAATGAAAATTATGCAGAAGCTGCCAAATGGTTGTCTGCAGCCGTGGAAAACGGATCGACCAACAAAGCAATTTTGCGTGATTTATCGTTTATGCAAATTCATATTAGAGATTATAAAAACTTGAGAGATAGCAGACAACAATATTTGGAACACGCCCCTGGTTATAGGGCCAACTGGACCGGAGTTGCTGTGGCACATCATTTAAACAAAGATTACGCATCTGCAGTGGGTACTTTGGCAAAAATTGAGGATATCATTAAAGATCACTTGACAGAAAGTGACATGTATGAACAAAGTGAATGTGTTTTGTATAAAAACCAATTGATTGGTGAACTGGGTGATTTTGTCAAGGCATTGGATGCCTTACAGAAAGACGATGAAAGTATTAAGGACAGATTATCTTTCTTAGAATATAAGGCCAAGTACTTGTTGTTATTGGGTGAAAAAAAGGAGGCATCTTTGGTATATCGTGAATTGTTGAAGAGAAATCCTGATAATGTTTCCTATTATAATCTATTGGAAACTGCGTTAGGCACCACTACACAACCACCGGAAATTAGATATAAATTgtatcaaaaattgaacaaattcTATCCTCGTTCCGATCCACCAAAATTTCTCCCATTGACTTTTTTACCTTCAGATAGttctttatttgaaaaagctGCCAGGGATTACATTATTCCACAGTTGTTGCGTGGTGTCCCCGCCACATTTGTTAATGTCAAACCCTTGTATAAAAACCCAACCAAATTAAAAGTCATTGAATCCATTGTTCAAGATTTTTATGAGCACGATGTACCAAAAGTTTCCAACCCGACAATCAAAGTATGGACatgttattattttgcTCAGCATTATTTGTATCAGAATGACTTGACTGCTGCATCAAAGTATATTGATATAGCCATTGAACATTCACCAACATTGGTTGAATTATACATTATTAAGGCAAGGATTATTAAACACCAAGGAGATTTTGTTAAGGCTAGTGATGTAATGAATGAAGGAAGATTGTTAGATTTACAAGATCGTTTTATCAATTCCAAGacaacaaaatatttgtTACGTGCTAATAAGGTCAATGAGGCAATTGATTGTATATCCTTATTTACCAAATTAGACGAAAACGCCGTTAATGGTTGTAAAGATTTACATACTATGCAAGCTAATTGGGTTTTAGTTGAATCGGCTGAAGCATATTCAAGAATCTTCCATGATTATCAAgctcaattaaatcaactCCAAAAAATTGTCGATAAcgataaagataaaaatgACGAATCATTGAATGCGCTTGTTGAAAATACAGAAATTTACCGTGGATTGGCATTGAAACGTTTCCATGCTgtattgaagaatttcgatatattttataacgaccaatttgatttccaCTCTTATTGTTTGAGACGTGGTACACCAAGAGATTATATTGATACCTTAAAATGGGAGGACAAGATTCATACTACTCCAATATTTACTAGAGCTTTAAAAGGTTTGTCTgaattatattttgaaatctaTGAGGATCAACAAAAGGCCAAGgctaatgaaaatgaaaacgGCGATGGCAACGATGCAGTTGTGGTAAAAAAGAATAGTAAGAAGCAAAAGAAGGCCAAGTCTCAACTTAATAAGAAACGAGCCGAGTTAGTTAGTAAAGTTGAGAGTGAAAAGGATGATGCTGATCCATTTGgaattaaattatatcatgatttaattgaaaaggATATTTTGgaatcattatttgaacTTTTCAAACCACTCAGCGAAGAAGGTAAAAATTTACGTTTGACATGGGAAGTCTTGTTTagaatttatttattacaaGGTAAATATGTTTTAGCATTACAAGCCATTAAGAGCTTGAATAAGATTTTAACAAGAGGTGATGTGgacaagaaattaaaacaaatcGGTGAAATGGTATTAGAATTATCAGCCACGGCCACTAATGATTCTAACGCCAACGTTGCCATTGTGAAAGTGGTTGAAAAAGGATTGAATACTGCATTCCcggattttgaaaaattatccAATGACGAATTTATCAAACTATATAATCAATAGActtaaaataaatattataaataactgatgatgataaagattgtaaattttctttatatatatatatatatataaacgTAGATACATCTATGAATTGATCCAAGTATCGACTTGACCTCTTGCCACATTACCAGCTAAACTCAATGTTTGTTTACCCATAGGGAAATAACTAACAGTGTACCATAATGCTGccaacaattgaataacGGCAAATATTATCGATAATAATGTGTTTTTCAATGAAACACTACTTATCAAAGTCAATATAATACTGGAACCAAATATGATAGTGAAAATTATTCGAGTGCTCAGGAAAAGATGAATCATATAAGCTTTAAATCCTTGTAATACTCCAAAACTaacaagaaataaaatCGATCCAATTGACCAAATCAAAGCAAATTTCCTTGgttttaatgataatatcGGGAATAAAAAGatacaaatcaaataacaACATATTGACCCAGCAAAACAAAGGGCAAATATTAACATTCGATCCCAACGCAGCAATTCAAACATTCCTGGATCCGAAGTAACATAATTTTCATCGTCTTCTAAATAAACTGATTGGGATCGAAATGGGTTTAATCGTTGTAGTTTGGTTTTTaatgattgatttgatgatgatgatgatccAGCTCCTGGTTGAGTTACAGGTGGTGGCAATGGAGCTCCGTCTTCGTTATCATTCTGACTCAAGGGAGAATACTTGCTAgtaaatgatttaaaaaatttgctCATTAGGGGGAATGGGGGCTAGATAAAGGGTATATGAGGATTGAAAGATGTTTGGCAATGGTGTAAAGTAATGTTGGGTTTAAAGACTGTGCGTTGCGGAATAAATATTTCCAACAAGACGATCTGGgttataaaaaaaaaaaagagaggCGATAGGGAAAACTGAAATCACGCTCTCTTCAACAAAAGAGGCTTCTTTCGCTGTTTTGGTACTCAATAACCATTCCCATAGTTAATAGTTAATACAATGTCTACCGCAACAGCTTTAGAGACTACAAATGCTGAAAGAAAATTTGTGAATACGTATCTAGAATTGATGCAATTATCCAAAGCTGAATCGTTagataaattcaattcaacgCAAGATTacaataatttatcatcgTTGGGTCCAAGTTTGCCTAAATGTATTTATAAATTCCCCGAACCACAAAATGTAACAGAGGCAACGGAATCTAGggtgaatttgaaatttaaatCGATTAAACCACCATTCAAATTCCAAACTGAATTGACAAACATTCCTGTCAATTTCACCATCTACAAGGTAAAAGCGCAATTGATCGAATCATTGGAAGTTTTACACAATGCTGGAGTCACTGcaaaagatttgaaattgatggtTAAATCAAAAGTTGCTCAAGATACTGCGGTTTTGTCAACTTTAATAAATCTGGAAGAACCAATAAGTTTCAATTGTATGGTATCAGCACCAACTGGGGTAAAACCTGTTGCTAGTTCCACCAGGACTGACGAAGATGATCCTGAAGTGGAAGCTGCTTCCGATGCTGTGTCTACAACTGCTACTACTATTGGTATATCTGAAGCTGGTTGGAATAAAATATATGAAATTATATTACAAGATATAAAAGATGCCGGTAAAGCTAAGGAATTATTAaccaaattgaaacaaagtGTATAAATGTGTCAAGAAGAATGTAGTtaataccaacaacaacaaaaaataagatCAATTACAACACctgtaataataatttgtgGTCAATTTTTGTCTTTTCCATTGTAGAACTTCTTCACGATCAATTCATGTAACGAATGTCCTGGTTTGCGACCAACTCTTTGTTCATAAGAATAGTATGATAAAACACCTATTCCAACACCAACTATTGGATCCAAActttttgatattaaatAGGGGTATTGCATTAGTTTGTTAGGATGTGTATTGATAATGAGTGTTGTCTagattgataataattaaagaacagaaacagaaaaGAAATGTAAAAGTCGTGTGTGAATTGTAAAAATATCTGGACAAAGCGGAGAGACAGAGAGGAGGTAAAGCAAATCAATGTgacttattttttttttctttttttttggttaatTGTACACGCAGGTGTTTAGCCACCAAGACACccaaagtgaaaaaaaaaaaatttaattgtaAAAAGTACACTACCTGACGGGAAATTTTTCATCCActttccttccttcctttcgcttctcaatttttttttttttttgcttttctaattattaatatccGTCTggtctttctttctttctttctttttcaagtagaaatcaatttcttaaCTTAGTAAAGTAGAAGGGTGTGAATTATACGATGGCTGCTGTTTATCCAAGAACTTGTTACAAATGTGGTGAAGTCGGTCACTTAGCTGATGACTgtcaacaagaagaaagattGTGTTACAATTGTCACAAACCAGGACATGAATCAAATGATTGTCCTGatccaaaacaaaatactGCCAAACAATGTTACTCATGTGGTGATGTAGGTCATATCCAAACTGAATGTCCAAACCAAGCTCAAGGTGCTAAATGCTACAACTGTGGTCAATTTGGTCACATTTCCAAAAACTGTGATGCTGCCCCTTCCTCCACTGACCACGCTCCAAGCTTTAAGAGATCTTCTGGTAGAGCTTCTGGTACTACCTGTTACAAATGTGGTGGTCCAAACCATTTTGCTAGAGACTGTCAAGCTAACACTGTCAAATGTTACGCTTGTGGTAAAGTTGGTCACATTTCTAAAGATTGTCACTCTGCTGCTGGTGGATCCAATTTTTCTGCTAAAACCTGTTACAACTGTGGAAAGTCTGGCCATATCTCAAAGGAATGTACTGCTTGAGTAATTTGATAAAGGGGAGGAAAGTGATTGCGAGAGTGGATTTGTTGAATGTGTGGGTTGAGGAGTGTGTACGTCTATGACTTGTGTGAATGGGTGTTGTTGATGGATGATAGGTTCGTTcctttttcattattttatGCTAACTGGTATTTATTTAGTATTACTACTATTGTTCTTGCATTTATATGTCTTGGTGAGTGAACCCCCAAATTCTTTGAATGATATTGTCCATCAGGTTTTTATCTATTTGTTTATGTTATGTCTTGTTATTAATGCTGcttttatttcatttccttcttcttttccCTCCTCGTCCTCCACTACCTCCTGCTTATTATGTATTCCATAATTTAATGggatttttgttttatgtattttgtatttttcttttctttatgGGTATTATTCTCTTTTTGTAAATGgtaattaaaaatataaataaataaataaataagaTTAAAAGTATATCAATATTGTAAGAGAGACATATTGgtatataaataaagtTTTTGAAAGGAAACAAAACTTGAACTTTTCCATTCATGTCACAgttattatataaattttcattcaatAACTACTACAGTTGTAATTTGTTGCAGGTGTTTTTGCTTACGGTTGTatattcaatatcaaaatgcAACCTTAGTGGTCAAGACCTACACCATTTCTCAGCTAAACGTTTAAACGCAAGATCTTCCTTCTAGAGTATAATTTACACAAACCGtataataaaagaaaaatagaataCTATTTAACATCATATACTAGAAAAGATACCACAATGAAAAAGTTAACAAAAtgaatatcaacaacaccaatCTTCCCTCGCTTGTGGTTCCAAACCAAAGTCCAAACCCTATGGTGGTATCCATAAAGGGCGTAACAATTGTATGGATTAGAAGGTCtaattttgttggtttCAAGTAGATAGAAGTTGGACCACTTTCTATAAGCGTACTATTCTCGATTCCCTGCAATTGTTCAAGCTCCGAGAATGATTCGTCCAGAGTTAACCCTGTTGAAACTATTTCTAAACAACCGGACATTGGTGATATAATCAGTTTAGGGGGTGCAAATGGTATCTCAATATGTGCAAATACAGGACGATGATCAGATActaataattcatcaatacaATCATATTTCCCCACCACGGGGAGTCCTTCATTTTTCTGTTTTGAGTCCTTACCTTTTGCTCTCAACAATTGTAATcccaaatcatcattaccTATCGTTTCATATGTAgacaaaaacaatattcTATCACACCACGATGGACATCGTTTCGAGTTGTAGATACCGGTGTTTATATAATACTTGTATGATGGTTTGAAATCAACCTTACCTTCAGAAAACCCGAATAATACTTctccatttttcaatgcATTATGAAGCTCATCGTATTGGacaaacaattgattaatataCTCATTGTTGAACTCACTATGCTGGTCAgctaatgataataaattctgGGCCACAACCGAGGTTTTCTTGTAATCCTTGGTTGTTCTATAGTTTAAATCTcccaaaataaaaacatgATTGTTTGGTTTGATCAACCCATATCCGTCTCCAAAATTTAGGCTTCTGGCAATTCTTAACAAATTGGCATTTCtttgtaaataataatattcacCTTCATATGcatttaaatgaattcCTGCAAAACTCAATTCTACTGAGTTATCTCCATACTTCCCATCAGGATAGTATTTCAACCTAATTCCAACCCCACCTTTCATTGAACTATATCCATATCCACAAGAAGTGTTTGCTAATCTGACATTTTGGAATTTCAGTGGGTAAGGGGATATAATGATTAATCCAATTGCTCCTGTGTGATTAATAGCAATAGTTTGGAAATGATCTGTCCCATATTCTTCGAATAACATAATTTGGAGTAATTCATTATAGGCTATTAACTGTTGATTTGCTGATGCTTTGAATGAACCATCAAGGATAGTACAGAATTCTTGAAGAGCAAATACATATAAATGGGAA
Encoded proteins:
- a CDS encoding N-terminal acetyltransferase complex subunit, putative (Similar to S. cerevisiae NAT1;~In S. cerevisiae: N-terminally acetylates many proteins, which influences multiple processes such as the cell cycle, heat-shock resistance, mating, sporulation, and telomeric silencing), translated to MVTKKASPIFASKEDSNFREALSLYDAKQYKKALKLVDANLKKHSNHAESLALKGCIIFQTNGNKDDAKSYIERAAAKNPSNYLVDHLIGLYYRANENYAEAAKWLSAAVENGSTNKAILRDLSFMQIHIRDYKNLRDSRQQYLEHAPGYRANWTGVAVAHHLNKDYASAVGTLAKIEDIIKDHLTESDMYEQSECVLYKNQLIGESGDFVKALDALQKDDESIKDRLSFLEYKAKYLLLLGEKKEASLVYRELLKRNPDNVSYYNLLETALGTTTQPPEIRYKLYQKLNKFYPRSDPPKFLPLTFLPSDSSLFEKAARDYIIPQLLRGVPATFVNVKPLYKNPTKLKVIESIVQDFYEHDVPKVSNPTIKVWTCYYFAQHYLYQNDLTAASKYIDIAIEHSPTLVELYIIKARIIKHQGDFVKASDVMNEGRLLDLQDRFINSKTTKYLLRANKVNEAIDCISLFTKLDENAVNGCKDLHTMQANWVLVESAEAYSRIFHDYQAQLNQLQKIVDNDKDKNDESLNALVENTEIYRGLALKRFHAVLKNFDIFYNDQFDFHSYCLRRGTPRDYIDTLKWEDKIHTTPIFTRALKGLSELYFEIYEDQQKAKANENENGDGNDAVVVKKNSKKQKKAKSQLNKKRAELVSKVESEKDDADPFGIKLYHDLIEKDILESLFELFKPLSEEGKNLRLTWEVLFRIYLLQGKYVLALQAIKSLNKILTRGDVDKKLKQIGEMVLELSATATNDSNANVAIVKVVEKGLNTAFPDFEKLSNDEFIKLYNQ
- a CDS encoding zinc finger protein, putative (Similar to S. cerevisiae GIS2); protein product: MAAVYPRTCYKCGEVGHLADDCQQEERLCYNCHKPGHESNDCPDPKQNTAKQCYSCGDVGHIQTECPNQAQGAKCYNCGQFGHISKNCDAAPSSTDHAPSFKRSSGRASGTTCYKCGGPNHFARDCQANTVKCYACGKVGHISKDCHSAAGGSNFSAKTCYNCGKSGHISKECTA
- a CDS encoding non-classical export protein, putative (Similar to S. cerevisiae NCE101;~In S. cerevisiae: involved in secretion of proteins that lack classical secretory signal sequences), whose amino-acid sequence is MQYPYLISKSLDPIVGVGIGVLSYYSYEQRVGRKPGHSLHELIVKKFYNGKDKN
- a CDS encoding Golgi transport protein, putative (Similar to S. cerevisiae SFT2;~In S. cerevisiae: found mostly in the late Golgi, can suppress some sed5 alleles; may be part of the transport machinery, but precise function is unknown), whose amino-acid sequence is MSKFFKSFTSKYSPLSQNDNEDGAPLPPPVTQPGAGSSSSSNQSLKTKLQRLNPFRSQSVYLEDDENYVTSDPGMFELSRWDRMLIFALCFAGSICCYLICIFLFPILSLKPRKFALIWSIGSILFLVSFGVLQGFKAYMIHLFSSTRIIFTIIFGSSIILTLISSVSLKNTLLSIIFAVIQLLAALWYTVSYFPMGKQTLSLAGNVARGQVDTWINS
- a CDS encoding ubiquitin-like protein, putative (Similar to S. cerevisiae MDY2); the encoded protein is MSTATALETTNAERKFVNTYLELMQLSKAESLDKFNSTQDYNNLSSLGPSLPKCIYKFPEPQNVTEATESRVNLKFKSIKPPFKFQTELTNIPVNFTIYKVKAQLIESLEVLHNAGVTAKDLKLMVKSKVAQDTAVLSTLINSEEPISFNCMVSAPTGVKPVASSTRTDEDDPEVEAASDAVSTTATTIGISEAGWNKIYEIILQDIKDAGKAKELLTKLKQSV
- a CDS encoding inositol polyphosphate-5-phosphatase, putative (Similar to S. cerevisiae INP54), coding for MIEYSTKKESDIPLYLFTYNCNKRVIDANVFKSKVSQSLPPKDNPSHLYVFALQEFCTILDGSFKASANQQLIAYNELLQIMLFEEYGTDHFQTIAINHTGAIGLIIISPYPSKFQNVRLANTSCGYGYSSMKGGVGIRLKYYPDGKYGDNSVELSFAGIHLNAYEGEYYYLQRNANLLRIARSLNFGDGYGLIKPNNHVFILGDLNYRTTKDYKKTSVVAQNLLSLADQHSEFNNEYINQLFVQYDELHNALKNGEVLFGFSEGKVDFKPSYKYYINTGIYNSKRCPSWCDRILFLSTYETIGNDDLGLQLLRAKGKDSKQKNEGLPVVGKYDCIDELLVSDHRPVFAHIEIPFAPPKSIISPMSGCLEIVSTGLTSDESFSELEQLQGIENSTLIESGPTSIYLKPTKLDLLIHTIVTPFMDTTIGFGLWFGTTSEGRLVLLIFILLTFSLWYLF